One genomic segment of Panicum virgatum strain AP13 chromosome 2N, P.virgatum_v5, whole genome shotgun sequence includes these proteins:
- the LOC120658847 gene encoding cytokinin hydroxylase-like, with protein MAFVTLLVIASPVLALLLRAAWVALSCYLLTPMRIRRVMARQGVRGPPPRPLIGNLRDVSALVARATAGDMPALSHDIVGRLMPHYVLWSRTYGKLFVYWYGSEPRLCLTDAAMIKEFLSSKYAASATGKSWLQRQGTRHFIGRGLLMANGARWSHQRHVVAPAFMADKLKGRVGHMVECTKQTIRALREAATAPPPGGARRREVDITAYMTRLTGDIISRTEFDTSYETGKRIFHLLEDLQRLTARSSRHLWIPGSQYLPSKYRREIRRLNGELEAVLTESIGRSREIADEGRTTSAYGRGLLAMLLAEMESKKDGAAGGGGGAASRRQQQQFSYDLQLVIDECKTFFFAGHDTSALLLTWALMLLATHPEWQDRARAEVARVCGDAPPSYDDLSKLTVLQMIIHETLRLYPPATLLPRMVFEDIRLAGGLHLPAGLSVWIPVLAIHHDESIWGPDAHEFKPERFAAGRRPAFLPFASGPRNCVGQAYALVEAKVVLAMLLQHFRLAISDDYRHAPVNVLTLRPKHGVPVHLRPLRP; from the exons ATGGCGTTTGTGACGCTGCTGGTGATCGCCTCCCCTGTCCTGGCGTTGCTCCTGAGGGCGGCGTGGGTGGCCCTGTCCTGCTACCTCCTGACGCCAATGAGGATCCGGCGGGTCATGGCCCGGCAGGGCgtgcgcgggccgccgccgcgcccgctcaTCGGCAACCTCCGCGACGTGTCGGCGCTGGTGGCGcgggccaccgccggcgacaTGCCGGCCCTGAGCCACGACATCGTCGGCCGCCTCATGCCGCACTACGTGCTCTGGTCCAGGACATACG GGAAGTTGTTCGTCTACTGGTACGGCAGCGAGCCGCGGCTGTGCCTGACGGACGCGGCGATGATCAAGGAGTTCCTCTCGTCAAAGTACGCGGCGAGCGCCACGGGGAAGTCGTGGCTCCAGCGGCAGGGGACCAGGCACTTCATCGGCCGGGGCCTCCTCATGGCCAACGGCGCGCGCTGGTCGCACCAGCGCCACGTCGTCGCGCCGGCGTTCATGGCCGACAAGCTcaag GGGCGCGTGGGTCACATGGTGGAGTGCACGAAGCAGACGATCCGGGCGCTGCGCGAggccgcgacggcgccgccccccggcggcgcgcggcggcgcgaggtggACATCACCGCGTACATGACCCGCCTGACCGGCGACATCATCTCCCGCACGGAATTCGACACGAGCTACGAGACGGGGAAGCGCATCTTCCACCTCCTCGAGGACCTGCAGCGCCTCACCGCGCGATCCAGCCGCCACCTCTGGATCCCCGGCAGCCA GTACCTCCCGAGCAAGTACAGGAGGGAGATCAGGCGGCTGAACGGCGAGCTGGAGGCCGTGCTGACGGAGTCCATAGGGCGGAGCCGGGAGATCGCCGACGAGGGCCGCACCACGTCGGCCTACGGCCGGGGGCTCCTGGCCATGCTGCTGGCGGAGATGGAGAGCAAGAaggacggcgcggcgggcggcggcggcggcgcggcgagccggcggcagcagcagcagttcaGCTACGACCTGCAGCTGGTGATCGACGAGTGCAAGACCTTCTTCTTCGCGGGGCACGACACGTCGGCGCTGCTGCTCACCTGGGCGCTCATGCTGCTCGCCACGCACCCGGAGTGGCAGGACAGGGCCCGCGCCGAGGTCGCCCGCGTCTGCGGCGACGCCCCGCCGTCCTACGACGACCTCTCCAAGCTCACCGTG CTGCAGATGATCATCCACGAGACGCTGCGGCTGTACCCGCCGGCGACGCTGCTGCCGCGGATGGTGTTCGAGGACatccggctcgccggcggcctccaccTGCCCGCCGGCCTGTCGGTGTGGATCCCGGTGCTGGCCATCCACCACGACGAGTCCATCTGGGGGCCCGACGCGCACGAGTTCAAGCCGGAGCgcttcgccgccggccgtcgcccGGCGTTCCTGCCGTTCGCGTCGGGCCCGCGCAACTGCGTCGGCCAGGCGTACGCGCTCGTGGAGGCCAAGGTCGTGCTCGCCATGCTGCTGCAGCACTTCCGCCTCGCCATCTCCGACGACTACCGCCACGCGCCGGTGAACGTGCTCACCCTCCGCCCCAAGCACGGCGTGCCCGTCCACCTCCGCCCGCTGCGGCCGTGA